The Candidatus Neomarinimicrobiota bacterium region TGGTGCTGGCCGTGATTGCCCTCACCTTCCCCCGCTTCACATCCCGGATCAGATTTAATCCCCAGTCCTTCGAAGAAGTGGTGGAGACCTTCGACATCCCCCCCACCCGCCAGTTCGAGGCCCCACCACCTCCGGCCCGGCCCTCCATCCCGGTGGAATCCGAAAACGAGAACCTCGCCGAGGACATCACTATCGAGGAAACCGAGCTGGAAAATTTCGAGTGGGAAGCACCACCACCACCGCCAATTGAGGAAGGCCCGGTCG contains the following coding sequences:
- a CDS encoding energy transducer TonB; its protein translation is MSPDKDLLNEGYPLRIRLIVTGLVLVLAVIALTFPRFTSRIRFNPQSFEEVVETFDIPPTRQFEAPPPPARPSIPVESENENLAEDITIEETELENFEWEAPPPPPIEEGPV